The Silene latifolia isolate original U9 population chromosome Y, ASM4854445v1, whole genome shotgun sequence sequence cacagcgtcatcgtcatctgggctatctgcacactcatccaaaagcataagagcttctagtgggtccttcatgaaaaaacccgaccagaagtcataaatagactcgtcaataatatcaactgaataacaagtatcctctatcattggccgagccaaagtactaggcagactgaaagtgatcgcgtcatcccctactgcaagagtcaaacgcccttgtttgacatcaataatattTGACtatacaaaggaatggtcttcctaagataattggggtccgggtgtcctcagctatatctaaaacaatgaaatctactggtataaagagcttgcctattttcaccggtacgtcctctaagacacctaagggtctcctaacagatctattgGCCAtttgtagggtaatgttagtcactttaagatgactcatattcaatttcttgtaGAAAGATAGGGgaatgacactgacgctggctcctaaatcacaaagagccttatcaataaccatattgcctataACACGgataatagagaagctacccgggtctttcattttaggtggagccttatttaaaagtaaattactagactcttctataaatgaaaccgtctcaaattcacttagctctctcttgcgcgtcacaatatctttcataaatttagcgtaagtaggtacctgggtaacaagttcggtaaaagggacagttacctagaggttcttcacaacgtccacaaacttaccgtactgtcgctcgaccttcacgtccttcagacgacctgggaagggtactctggtagaaatgagtggacccgcgactttctctttacctttatcagtgcgtgacgtctccacagcaggggaagatgacacggtagcggaattagatagtgaaatagggtctccgctgctcctggtactcgatcaagtacttttaccactcgatcgagcggtttcatattggcttttactcgatcgaccactttcttcactcgatcgagtgatctctttttcaggcttactcgatcgatcatttttatcactcgatcgagtgatttcttcagccattttactcgatcgagtaagaatattactcgatcgaccatctgtgATTTGggcactcctcgatcgaccacaattatcactcgatcgagtgatgggatgaattatttcactcgatcgagtagatttttcactcgatcgagtatctgaagaacacgcagcaaggatttcgtctagaaattcatccaaatcatcatccggggtattatcagctgtcacaactccgtcttctggtacttttggccctcCATGAACAAGGCCACTTGGGAGATTCGTTGCGTTAACCGGATCGCATATCGGTAGAaggttggcttggtctttcgtgagagttaactgcgcgacttgttctctcaactccAATATGACGGTTTCATTCCTATTGCATTTGTCCCCAagctgttgtgttaagttcaacatcagagatttcagttcggcaatttcgtCGTTTGCAGAAAGAGAGACCGGTTGCAGAGCTGGCGTGGAaagagtagaaacattcttcatttcttcatacaATTGGGAAAAAgggactccttgcttgtatttctgataagcaaggacgcgctctttACTTGCCAGACactcaatagggtcatgcccttccatgccacatctaccacatatctccacatgctcagtaattgaaCAAACCTGTGCACTCTCACCTGTAGCttccgtaatctccacattacctagacttttgctaagACCTTCCACTGCAGCTGCTACCAACCCAttaacttgctcactacctcggggatttccatatttggagacatgaatagccatctcctcaatgagacgccacccttgatcatcttccacgtttttagtgaatctccccttagctacactatcaagaatagctctctggctccgatataacccgttgtagaattgggtgcaaaggaaccaacgtttgaacccgtgatgaggcacatagcggacaagcttcttgaacctagtccaagctccATCTAAGTCTTCAGTAGAcaattgctcaaaagaagtaatctgaggtctcaaggcattggtgcgctgcggtgggaaatatcgcctgtaaaaggccaaagcaagggaactccagtcggttataccggctgcctccctatctagatctctcaaccattcccgggcatcatcagctaaagaaaagggaaaagggCTCCATTTACTTTGTcatgtgtcaccccagcagcaagaggaatggtagagcaatactccgtaaacagctctatatgcctgcacggatcttcttcaggtacccctctaaagagatttctctcgaccagttgtatgtaagatgggtggattgcAAAGATTCCCAAATCATTaatgggtagtaagaaaccttttggaagggaatccacattCGGCTCTGAATGGCTCGCTATATTCGGCATTTTGGCAAATAGAATTTACAAAGCAAaacagataacctgcaaaactaatcaaaaactttgcagaaatgagatcagtctcaaggaataaattccttgagacgagaaacaaaattaaataaagcaacaaaattgcgccacctccctagcaacgacgccaaaatttgacagggcagtcgtatacctatcaaaaataaccaactggctctaactaatatagctagggaagtcgggtcgatctccagagggagatgggaaaatgtcagctttgtctaagttcgtcacggtaaccaaattggggggtttttaattgcattgttctaaactaatgagagtaagaAAGAGAATAAGGTAGAGAAAAAAGGATTAAGCAGATAAGGAAatcagctaagacagacggttcaccatgatcatccAGTTAAGTAATCTAGGTTTCAGGTTAGTGCAAATAtagtctaaggagcagtgaatatctcctttcggtctcaattcgccctaaagcacaaatagcttagctttcgccctcactatagtgccctattgttcgctacgagtctcaccctttctaaCCTtttggtccaggtcaaggtttactatgatttaaatgcctaattgcgtagACTCAATGAGACAGATACAGACAAATGCagcaattaacaacaaagactacaccaACATTAACTTAATATGGCaactactatcccttcataatcatgaatcccctagtcttagcaggggaaattagctatgcatcactattgaatcaacaacaataacatatagataattgaaATTAAACATACTAACAAAGCTAATAGAGATTGAAAAGGGTAAAGATGATAGCAATAaaggaaagaaataaataaagcaacaatTAAGATTACGGAATTAAgaaggaataataataccgatcacaaatccgaattcgagtagcaaaagGGTAGAAAGAGAGCAAATCCAAGAAACAGTAGGAAAtgatagagtaaaagtgaatgaggaagagttacgcagtctactgtctttagtagcatacgaaaatcctcctctaaacctagtccataactaaattacaaaagcccatacgaaaataggcggaaaaactttaatacaggcaaaaccactcgatcgagtggaaataaaccactcgatcgagtggaaataaaccactcgatcgagtaacttagcatcaaacccttcgatcgagtagtattaaaccactcgatcgagtaactccttgtgtcgcctacttgattgaatactgggactgctcgatcgagtaaccttcagtataaaaagtattcgatcgactagataagtagtcgatcgagctattttggcacgttggACATtataacaccttccgaaaccagctcacgtgTCTTCAAAGTGTTAGATTCCaaactccggctccttgttctacataaatgcatgcaaatgggacgaatttaggctcgatttagctcctctttggtttattcctgcaatttacataaaacgaaccaaagtagaatattcgggggtatttgtagccagatgctacataaataatacagaaatgcgtgtaaaaaagaGGTAAacaccttatataaaatacacgcatcagttacccaaattcatacaaaactcTTTTATGGCCTGTTTGGGAATGGGTATTTCATTCTCAAATATGGACTTGGCCCAAATCCCTTGTTTGGGAGcacttaaaattttaaaattagaATTTGGGCCAAATTCTCAAAATTTGTTAGAAATACAAATTAGGCAAAGTCCAAATAACACCAAAATAGGCGTCATTTGCAAATCACTGTGTGTGCCGACTCTCTCTCTCCTTCACCTCCGTTTCATCGCTCCTCACTTTTCTTCTCTCCTCTTGCGGTATCTCCTTCAACCTTCGATTTTTCTAATTATGTACTGAAACATTTTGTTTTTTCTTATGATTTATTGTAATGATATGTTCAATTTGATGGCGTTTTGTTTGAAATCAACTGCAATATTTTGATAACGATTAGTTTGAAATCAGCTAGTTCGAATTTTGGCATGTTCTATTTGTTTAAACCGTCTTTAATTGATGTTCGTAACGAATTTCATCAAAGTGTGGTGTTATGTTGGAGTGGATTACTGTTGTAGAATTATTTGGTCTTGCAATGGCTGCTGCCATGGAGGTGTTTGTCTTTCTTCCTTGTTATTTTGGTTTGTTGTTTTTCTAATTGCTGTGTAGTTTTGGTGCAAAAAGAGGAAGATGACGAGTTTAATTTCTTACATGTCTATATTTACATTATAATTgtcgttctttttttttcttgtaGCAATGATTGAATCCAGGAAACGTGTTAGGATAGAAGAGGAAGATGACGAGTTTGAGTTAGTCTTGCTAGTCGTGAATTTTGTTATCGTTGTTGTAGCTGCATCTTACCAAAGGTACAAAGTGAGTGAGTTAGCTTGGAATGAATATGAACGTGCACAAAAACGAGCAATGTGGTTAGATACAATTAGAAAtaacacgaaatgtcaagaacaATTACGTTTTGATAGACGTTGTTTTGAGAAGTTATGTAGAGTTTCTTAGCTCCATATAAAGGTACAAGGTACCACTTAAATTTATGGCGAGGGAATACCCCAACAAATTACAAGGAGCTATTTAATTTGCGACATTCATCAGCTCGTAATACAATTGAACGAGCCTTTGGCTGTATGAAAAAGCGTTGGGCTATTATGAGGACGAGCAGCTTTTTTGGTAAAAAAACTCAAGTCAGAGTTATAAACGCATGCGCCATTCTTCATAACTTCTTAAGATCTGAAAAAATGGAAGAAACGGCTCTCATGGCTGAGGTAGAACGTGATTTAGAAAATCAAAATGTTGTGGCCGATGAAGATGGTGAAGAGGATTATATAGCGGCTGTTAGACAAACGGTTGAATGGAATGAGTTTAGAGACAAGCTAGCAAAAAAGATGTGGCAAGATTATCGAGCCAGAAGGGCTGTACTTTCCTAGTTCATTGAGGAATCAGGTGGGTGTTATTTGTGATTGTTGTAGCTTCTACTGCTGTATCGTATTTATTTCTGGTGACAAATAGTGACTAGTATATCTGTGTGCAGGAAACAAGAAGTTAGTATGTGTGTTAAACCCATTTGGTAATGTGTTTGCTTACACTTATTGTACTGTGTTTGCTTACACTTCTAATATGTCATGTTGTTGCTATAATTACTCTTTGTCATTATGCTTTAGTCCTAGTAAGTTTAATTTATTAATGCTTGTTGTAAGTTGTGACTAGATTTATGGTCTAACCTAATCCATCTTTTTATAGGAGATGAGTGAAAAACGAAAGCAAGTTTCAGCCCCTACACAATCCAAGAAACGAGGCTATATTGTTTGGAATACCCAAATGGATACTATTCTAATCTCGGTGTTGTATAATCAACTAAATCAAGGGAACAAGGGAGATGGTGAGTGGAAGCCTCAAGCCTACCAAGCGGTGGTAGATGAACTAAGAACCAAGTTAGATATGTCTCTTACAACTGAAAATGTAAGGAATCGTGTCAAAATTTGGAAAAAACACTATGGAGTAATAATGGAGATAAGAACTCAAACAAAATTCAAGTGGGATGAGGAAAAGAAGATGGTGGAAATAGCGCTTGAAGACTTGCCCGAGTGGATGAAGTATACACAGGTACTTTCTCCGGAACAGAACTTCACTATATATATAATTTTTTGAAGAGTCTGCAATATTGTTCTTTCTTCTAAGAATCTGCATTGTTTCACATACTTTCTCCGGAACAGAACTTCTGCTATATTGTCCTTTATATACCCAAAATTATGTGCAAACACACAACCTCAATGCTTTGAACGAGAGTAATGGTTGTCATTGGGATTTCTTTTCCCACTGAAAACAGCATTTATGACATCTTATAGGCTCACACTATAATAGTTAGACAGTCTGCTAATTTTTTGTGAAAATCACAAGCCTTGTGCCAAAGCTGCAAATTCTGGCATACTAGTTGCCTACTTGCCTATAATTCCTTGTTAGATTTATTCTTAGTCTTCTGATTGAGGTACTTCTTTGGTATCTGATGTTCACGTAAAAGGGGGTTCTTAGACATAGCATCTCTTCGAGGCAGTGGTGGTCATATTTTGCATTATTTTCTGTCAGTGAAAATGATGCTTTTGTGCTATGCTTTTGCTACTCAGTTTCAAGTTAGAACTTGTAACTGAACCTGTGTTCTCCTCTCTTAAAACGGAATATGTGACTACTCAGTTTGTATGTGCAAGTTTTAAGTAAATATGAAGTAACTGTCATTTGTGATATTCAAGTTTTAAGTAAATATTCAAGTAACTGTCTTTTGCTACTCAGTTTCAAGTTAGTCTCTGATTGTTGCATCTTATTTTGGGTTGCAAATTGCAGGCCAACCCAAGTGCAGCATCATATTCAAATAAGTCTATCGATCATTGGGATGACATTTGTGTGTTGGTTGGACCGGATCGGGCTATTGGTGATGGAGGAGAGCATCATGAAGAAGGTGCTACTATGATGGATGAAGAGGCATGCGATGGTGCGAGTTCAAGCGTGGATACTACTTCAACTAGCTCCAAAAAGAAGCAAAAGCGGGATAATTTAGCTGAAGCCGTGACTAGTGTTGCACACACACTCAAAAGTTACGTTGAAGCTAGGCTCAAAGCCACTCCGACTTTGGGAGGAAAGGAAGTCTATGATGAAGTTTCTAATGTGATTGGCATCCTCCGTCCTCAAGTTTTGAAAGCTGTGAGTATGTTTGTGGAGTCTCCAATAAAGTTTCAAGTGCTCAAGGACCTTCCCCACGACCAAAAGTTGGATTGGATAATCCTTTGTCTTGATGAGCGTAGAGCAATGTAGTTGAAATCGAGGAGTAATAACTCTTAAAATTTGAATATGAGTAGTTTTTGATGTTGTAATTGAATTTTATGTCCACTGCACTTACTCTCTTTATGTTGAAACTTTTTGTTTAAACCTTGAAATATGGATTGAAGCCTTTAAAAATGTATTTGAGTACAAATTTGGATTTCCAAATCTTATGTTTTCCCAAACACTCAATTTGGATTTCAAAATCCAGAATTTCAAATCCTTTGTTTTCCAAACAAAGGATTTGGATTTACAATTCCTAATTTCACTTTTCTAATTTGAAagtgaaattttgaaatgaaatctTGGTTTCCAAACACTACCTTATTGAATTTGGATTCAATGAAGTCAAGCAATTACTATGAATTATCTTATAATCATAGAGATATAAAAGAAAAATTTAATCTTTGACGTAAAATTCACAATTTCTGTCTCCTTAACAAAAATCAATCAACCAATATCTCCATATTAGTCAAACATATTTTTCCATGATAAACTCAAGATTATAAATAATAAAAGCAAATATTATCTGATTAACGATTAATTAGACAATCAAAACAACAAAATAGTTATACTACTCAACAATTAAGTAATAAACTAAATGAatcttttattattttaattcaatTATCATCACTCTAACTTGGAATAATCattattattaacaataattTGCAGAATTagaattttattttgttttacctttgtctttaATCAAATTAAAAACTAACATGATTTAAACAACTCTTCCAATCTAATCAGGATTTCTAATATATTTTAATCAAATTAGAATCAATACAACCATTGTAGATTTCAATCAAATTGAATAAATCCCAAAAACAACTTTAAAAAGTAAAAAAAACGTAATTTTTAACATAAAGCGGCCTAAAGGTCAATCAAAACTTTCGAATTTGGCTTAACAACGTCAAACCTTCTTTGCAGTCTTGTTTAAAACGCCGTTTACTCTCGAAAAATACTATTTTTGGTTAAAAATCCGATGCCTAGGCCAGATTAGAAAAATTTACGTCTTACGCGTGAACAGTACCCACTGAACAGTAACGTCGGTACTGTTAACGTGAGcagttttttttggttttttaaatTGTTGATTAATTCAATCCAAATTAAAAAATTACCAACCAATTAATATCTTCATATTAATTATGCAAATTTTCTAATCTAAACAAAATTTTACGAATCAATTAATATCACTATATTAATTAGGGTTAATTGACAAGAGTAATCCAAAATTTGAGCAACCTTCTTATAATAATCCCAACTTTAATTTATCTCGGAATAAATCATACTATTAACTTTATCTTCTTATAATTCACTCGGTAACTTGGTACCTGTTTATCAAGCCATCCTTGATTAAGAAAAATAAATTCTAAAAACATTAAACCTATGAATCTGAGTACATTAACCTCTCCCTTCCCCCATTTTACTCCTTCATCACCAAGACATCAACCATCAAACACCCAACAACACCGTATTTTAGCACCACGCCCTCAAAACCGCACCACTTCACCGCCCCACACCACCGAAGCACCTAAGTATCACCGCCAGTCAGCGACGGAGCCAAGATTTGaactgggggggggggggagaataATTTCATAAGGCACCCTCGAAAAAATatcgaaaaatttaactaaaaacttcgaaaatttcatccgccGGGGGGGGGGGGACCGCCTCTGCTagccccctagctccaccactgccGCGAGTACTTCGCACCATCAGCCACACCTCCGTTCTCCAATCCTCACCATCACAAGCACCTCCCTTCTTCCTCTCCGCACCCATCTCAGGCGCAACTGCGAACGCCACTTCCTTCCCCCCTTCCTCACGGCATCTCCGCCATACCGCCACATCCCAACAACAAAATAAACTCATCTGAGAACCCGAGTACCCAACTAATATCTAAGTATATGTAGCGGGGTCACGTAATGCGTAGATCTTTAACCAGAGGGGTAGATTGGTCATATTGCAGCTACTTCGTTCTGATAGAATCGATTGTACTTCCATTGCTGTCGACCACCGCATTTGAGCAACAACTACTgtttattatattatataaattatatttagGATCCAATTCTGAGATCAGCTCAACAATGAAACTCTTCAAGCAATGATATTATCTATATCCATTGTACTCGTAGTCTGAATTTTTGGAGAAATAAACTATGGATTTGAATGATAGGGTTAGTTGGTGAGCTCTAAATTTGCAGTAAAAAATACAGGAAGATCAAGAAGTTGTGCAGGAGGAttaatggtaattttttttttaggaaagatGGAAATAAGGTTGTTAATAGAGAATTATTTGAAAAATAGGGGTTACCTGATACTTTACTGGATATTATAGGTTAAAAATGGCCTAGGTGTAATATGAGAAGAGGAGGACATTAGTGtggtttattttgagttaaagTGAAGTTCGGATTATTATTGGAAGATGGCCAATAGTTTGGCTTATTCATGTCAAATAACCTATTAATTATGAAAATTATTTCATGTTTAAAGTCTATCCccataattaaattaaaaataataatgtagCATATGACTATGATCATAAAATCTTATGCAAGTGGCTCTGATACTACTGTAGGATTATATAGATGTGAAAGCGGAATTTCAGGAAACAATTTCCTAACATCTATCCTAGGAACACATGCATAAGATATTATGAATCGTAATAAAAAGCGAAAAGAATATTTACCTCTTGAAGCGTAAATTCCACAAATAGCTTATATAGAAGAGATCTGATGAGAGCCCCACTTATTGCTCCTCTACTCGGTCCACAAGCACAACCCGGAAACCCACGTCTGCTAGACCGGAAGAGAAGAATCAATATCACTCTCTTACTTTTATGCGTGCTTGAGGCATACGGTATATAGGAAGGACAATATGTTTTCTCCTTTGTGGTTTCTTATGGAAAAGCTTCATAATCTTTTTCCATCACCCTAGAACCCTTTATATATAGTATCACGTACTATAATAGAGTCTAGGTAGAATA is a genomic window containing:
- the LOC141634335 gene encoding uncharacterized protein LOC141634335, yielding MSEKRKQVSAPTQSKKRGYIVWNTQMDTILISVLYNQLNQGNKGDGEWKPQAYQAVVDELRTKLDMSLTTENVRNRVKIWKKHYGVIMEIRTQTKFKWDEEKKMVEIALEDLPEWMKYTQANPSAASYSNKSIDHWDDICVLVGPDRAIGDGGEHHEEGATMMDEEACDGASSSVDTTSTSSKKKQKRDNLAEAVTSVAHTLKSYVEARLKATPTLGGKEVYDEVSNVIGILRPQVLKAVSMFVESPIKFQVLKDLPHDQKLDWIILCLDERRAM